In the genome of Candidatus Cloacimonadota bacterium, the window TCGATAAATATGTTGGAAAACTTATTTATGTCAGGGTATATTCCGGTTCGACCAAAAGAAGCGGTTCGATCTTTAACCAAACAAACAGGAAAAAAGAGCGAATTTCCCGAATTTTACAGATGCATTCCAATAAAAAAAAAGATATTGCTGTGTTGCAAGCTGGTGATATTGCTGCTTTGATAGGACCAAAATTTGTACAAACCGGTGATACTCTCACATCTGATAATTTTAATATTCAATTGTCTGATATTGCTTTCCCTGATTCGGTTATTTCAGTTGCCATCGAACCCAGGACAAAAGCTGACCAGGAAATTTTAACAGATATTCTGCGTAAATTGGAGGAGGAAGATCCGACTTTTAAAGTCAGCCAGAACAAGGATACTGGACAAACCCTAATTTCCGGTATGGGAGAATTGCATCTGGAAATCATCATCGACCGCTTGAAGCGTGAATTTAATGTTCACGCAAATGTCGGTAATCCTCAAGTTGCGTATAAAGAAACGATTGAAAATGAAGTGATCGCAGAAGGAGAATTTATCAGGGAATTAAATGGTAAAGGTCATTATGCGGTCGTTCAATTGAAACTCACTCCTTTAAAACTTGAAGACCTTCCTCCCGGAAAGAAAAATATTTTTGTGAACTCGATCTCGGAAGAGGTCATTCCTAAAGAATTCTGGTCTGCGATCGAGGAAAGTTCCTTAAATGCCTGTCTGGATGGACCTTTGATGAGTTCTCCTGTGGAAAGACTGAAGGTCGAATTGATCGGTGGAAAATTCAATGAAGTGGATTCCAGTGAGACGGCTTTTAATATAGCTTCGTCGATTGCTATTGGAAATGGTTTGAGAAAAGCCAAAGCATTGATCATGGAACCTTTAATGCTCGTGAATGTCATCACTCCGGAAGATTTTATGGGAGATATTATCGGTGATATCAATTCCAAAAGAGGAAGGATCGAAAATATTAGAACGGTAATGAAAAAGCAGGAAATTTCTGCGGAAATACCGATGAGCGAACTTTTCGGATATGCAACGAGGTTGCGCTCAATTTCACAAGGAAGAGCAATTTACACGATGGAATTTTCCAAATATGAAAAAGTCCCGACAAATATTCAGGATAAAATCCTGAAAAAAGTTAGAGGTTATTAAAATTTCTGAAACTTCTACTATTTAATTTTGCGGTTCATTCTGACTGGATGAACCTTTTTTTTTAATTTATGAAACACGGAATAACAGTTGAATTGACGATACAAAATGTTTTAGCATGGCTAATCCATACTTTCAAATCACTCAAATTTGAGAATCCGGAACTGAATTCAGAATTGATTTTATCGAATGTTTTAAATCTGAAAAGAACTGAATTACATTTATCCAGCCAAAATAAAATATCTGAAATCGATTTTGAGATAATTAACAGAATTTTGAGAAGAAGAATTGATCACGAACCTTTTCAATATATTTTTGGAAAAACAGACTTTTTCGGATATCCCATTTTGGTTGATCGAAATGTTCTGGTTCCCAGATCGGAAACAGAACTTTTAGTAGAAAAGATCATAAATGAAAATTCGGAAGTCCGAACGATTCTTGAAATTGGAACAGGTTCGGGAGCAATTGCGATTGCACTCGCTAAAAATCTACTTCAAGCAAAGATCGATGCTACAGATATTTCAGAAAAAGCACTGCAAATTGCCAGGAAAAATGCTCTTAAAAACAAGGTTGAGATCAATTTC includes:
- the fusA gene encoding elongation factor G — its product is MPKELSVIRNIGIMAHIDAGKTTTTERMLFYTGIIHRMGEVHDGNAVMDWMVQEKERGITITSAVTTCFWKDKQINIIDTPGHVDFTAEVERSLRILDGAIGIFCAVGGVEPQSETVWHQADRYKIPRIAFVNKMDRSGADFENVVDMIQDRLTTNAFPIQIPIGREDSFTGIIDLITMKACFFDQETMGVNYHFKKIPEEYVKEAESKRSHLLEKLSEYDDEMMELYLENQEIQDELINKVIRQAVIHHQFVPILCGSSLKNTGVQLLLDAITNFLPSPLDVPPAIAIHKKTNEEKQVYPKIDAPFSALAFKVQIDKYVGKLIYVRVYSGSTKRSGSIFNQTNRKKERISRILQMHSNKKKDIAVLQAGDIAALIGPKFVQTGDTLTSDNFNIQLSDIAFPDSVISVAIEPRTKADQEILTDILRKLEEEDPTFKVSQNKDTGQTLISGMGELHLEIIIDRLKREFNVHANVGNPQVAYKETIENEVIAEGEFIRELNGKGHYAVVQLKLTPLKLEDLPPGKKNIFVNSISEEVIPKEFWSAIEESSLNACLDGPLMSSPVERLKVELIGGKFNEVDSSETAFNIASSIAIGNGLRKAKALIMEPLMLVNVITPEDFMGDIIGDINSKRGRIENIRTVMKKQEISAEIPMSELFGYATRLRSISQGRAIYTMEFSKYEKVPTNIQDKILKKVRGY
- the prmC gene encoding peptide chain release factor N(5)-glutamine methyltransferase, which produces MKHGITVELTIQNVLAWLIHTFKSLKFENPELNSELILSNVLNLKRTELHLSSQNKISEIDFEIINRILRRRIDHEPFQYIFGKTDFFGYPILVDRNVLVPRSETELLVEKIINENSEVRTILEIGTGSGAIAIALAKNLLQAKIDATDISEKALQIARKNALKNKVEINFINSDLFKNVSGKYDLIVSNPPYISKTEYEKLPFEIRDFEPKKALIAEENGLFFYKKILAKVKDYLTKNGKIYFEIGFDQAERIKEIALINGFTNIEVCKDFNGFDRIMRM